A single region of the Streptomyces sp. NBC_01262 genome encodes:
- a CDS encoding YbdD/YjiX family protein, with amino-acid sequence MSPRQLFDGLRWYVREFTGAADYDRYCERHRLAHPQAPVPTRREYEVLRTRQQELRPGSRCC; translated from the coding sequence ATGAGCCCGCGCCAGTTGTTCGACGGACTGCGCTGGTACGTAAGGGAGTTCACGGGTGCGGCGGATTACGACCGCTACTGCGAACGCCACCGCCTCGCCCACCCGCAGGCCCCCGTTCCGACCCGCCGGGAGTACGAGGTGCTGCGCACCCGGCAGCAGGAGCTGCGCCCCGGCAGCCGCTGCTGCTGA
- a CDS encoding arabinofuranosidase catalytic domain-containing protein, giving the protein MIASHLKRFLLSVGAVLALIAGILAGTVGTAGTAQAATSLPCDIYAAAGTPCVAAHSTTRALFAAYSGSLYQVKRASDSTTSDIGTLATGGYANAAAQDTFCSGTTCIITKIYDQSARHNDLTIEGPGGNGGQDVGAIANALPVTAGGHAVYGVFVSPGVGYRDNSTSGVATGSNPEGAYMVTSGHHVNNRCCFDYGNAETSGNDTGNGHMDAINFGTECWFSCSGAGSGPWVEADLENGLFFGGNGANSANKGNSSEFVTALTKNNGTSTYAIKGGNAQSGSLTTWYNGSLPTTGGYIPMSLEGAIVLGTGGDNSNGSDGSFFEGVMTSGYPTDAAENAVQANIVSVGYATPTATFPVAGTAYRLTNVNSGKVLDAVNCGTANGTAIQQWTSLGNTCQQWKFASAGNGHYTITNVNSGTTLDSVNCGQSNGTSLNLWAALGNLCQQWDVTKVGSHYTISNVYSGNVLDVTNCGTANGVVVRQWQQLDNTCQQWNIAP; this is encoded by the coding sequence GTGATAGCCAGTCATCTGAAACGATTTCTGCTGTCCGTGGGTGCGGTCCTCGCGCTCATCGCGGGCATCCTGGCCGGGACCGTCGGGACCGCGGGCACGGCCCAGGCCGCCACGTCGCTGCCGTGCGACATCTACGCCGCCGCCGGGACCCCGTGCGTCGCGGCGCACAGCACGACGCGGGCGCTGTTCGCCGCGTACAGCGGCTCGCTCTACCAGGTCAAGCGCGCGTCGGACTCCACGACGAGCGACATCGGGACGCTCGCGACGGGCGGTTACGCCAACGCCGCGGCGCAGGACACGTTCTGTTCCGGTACGACCTGCATCATCACGAAGATCTACGACCAGAGCGCCAGGCACAACGACCTCACCATCGAGGGACCGGGCGGGAACGGCGGGCAGGACGTCGGCGCGATCGCCAACGCGCTGCCGGTGACGGCCGGCGGCCACGCGGTCTACGGGGTCTTCGTGTCGCCCGGCGTCGGCTACCGCGACAACAGCACCTCGGGCGTCGCGACAGGCAGCAACCCGGAGGGCGCGTACATGGTCACCAGCGGCCACCATGTGAACAACCGCTGCTGCTTCGACTACGGCAACGCCGAGACCTCCGGCAACGACACCGGCAACGGCCACATGGACGCGATCAACTTCGGTACGGAGTGCTGGTTCTCGTGCTCCGGCGCCGGATCGGGCCCCTGGGTCGAGGCGGACCTGGAGAACGGGCTCTTCTTCGGAGGGAACGGAGCCAACTCCGCCAACAAGGGCAACTCCAGCGAGTTCGTCACCGCCCTCACGAAGAACAACGGCACGTCGACCTACGCCATCAAGGGCGGCAACGCCCAATCGGGCAGCCTGACCACCTGGTACAACGGGAGCCTGCCCACCACCGGCGGATACATCCCGATGAGCCTGGAGGGCGCCATCGTCCTGGGCACCGGCGGTGACAACAGCAACGGTTCCGACGGATCCTTCTTCGAGGGCGTCATGACCTCCGGATATCCGACGGACGCCGCCGAAAACGCCGTCCAGGCCAATATCGTCTCCGTCGGCTACGCGACCCCGACCGCCACCTTCCCGGTCGCCGGCACCGCCTACCGGCTGACCAACGTCAACAGCGGCAAGGTCCTCGACGCGGTGAACTGCGGCACCGCCAACGGCACCGCGATCCAGCAGTGGACCTCGCTGGGCAACACCTGCCAGCAGTGGAAGTTCGCCAGCGCCGGCAACGGCCACTACACCATCACCAACGTCAACAGCGGGACGACCCTGGACTCCGTGAACTGCGGTCAGTCCAACGGCACGTCCCTCAACCTGTGGGCCGCCCTCGGCAACCTCTGCCAGCAGTGGGACGTCACCAAGGTCGGCAGCCACTACACCATCAGCAACGTCTACAGCGGCAATGTGCTCGACGTGACGAACTGCGGCACCGCGAACGGGGTCGTCGTCCGCCAGTGGCAGCAGCTCGACAACACCTGCCAGCAGTGGAACATCGCCCCCTGA
- a CDS encoding lactate 2-monooxygenase, whose translation MGQPFGSYQNEIYFNGLSGVVPQFPMDFAELEARAQAALPPSVWSYVAGGAGDERTQRANVAAFDGWGLVPRMFVGAAERDLSVELFGMSLPSPVFMAPVGVIGLCSQDGHGDLATARAAARTGVPMVASTLSVDPMEQVAAELGDSPGLFQLYTPTDRELAASLVHRAEQAGYKGIVVTLDTWITGWRPRDLATANFPQLRGHCLANYFSDPVFRASLERTPEEDPQSAILRWVQIFGNPLTWDDLPWLRSLTALPLIVKGLCHPEDVRRAKDAGVDGVYCSNHGGRQANGGLPALDALPAVVDAADGLPVLFDSGIRSGADIVKAIALGASAVGIGRPYAYGLALGGTDGIVHVLRSLLAEADLIMAVDGYPALARLTRESLQRVVQYR comes from the coding sequence ATGGGACAGCCGTTCGGCTCCTACCAGAATGAGATCTACTTCAACGGGCTGAGCGGTGTCGTGCCGCAGTTCCCGATGGACTTCGCGGAGTTGGAGGCCAGGGCGCAGGCGGCGCTGCCGCCCTCCGTGTGGTCGTACGTCGCGGGTGGCGCGGGCGACGAGCGCACCCAGCGGGCCAATGTGGCGGCCTTCGACGGGTGGGGGCTGGTGCCCCGGATGTTCGTCGGGGCCGCCGAGCGTGATCTGTCGGTGGAACTGTTCGGGATGAGCCTGCCGTCACCGGTGTTCATGGCCCCGGTGGGCGTCATCGGCCTGTGCTCGCAGGACGGGCACGGTGACCTGGCCACCGCGCGGGCCGCCGCCCGCACGGGGGTGCCGATGGTCGCCTCGACGCTCTCCGTGGACCCGATGGAGCAGGTCGCCGCCGAACTCGGCGACAGCCCGGGCCTGTTCCAGCTCTACACGCCCACCGACCGCGAACTCGCCGCGAGCCTTGTCCACCGTGCCGAACAGGCGGGCTACAAGGGCATCGTGGTCACCCTGGACACCTGGATCACCGGCTGGCGCCCCCGCGACCTGGCCACCGCCAACTTCCCGCAGTTGCGCGGCCACTGCCTGGCCAACTACTTCAGCGATCCGGTGTTCCGCGCCTCACTGGAGCGTACGCCCGAGGAGGATCCGCAGTCCGCGATCCTGCGCTGGGTCCAGATCTTCGGCAACCCGCTCACCTGGGACGACCTGCCCTGGCTCCGCTCCCTGACCGCCCTTCCGCTGATCGTGAAGGGCCTCTGCCACCCCGAGGACGTACGCCGGGCCAAGGACGCCGGCGTGGACGGCGTCTACTGCTCCAACCACGGCGGCCGCCAGGCCAACGGTGGCCTCCCCGCCCTCGACGCGCTCCCCGCCGTCGTGGACGCCGCCGACGGTCTCCCGGTCCTGTTCGACTCCGGAATCCGCAGCGGAGCCGACATCGTCAAGGCCATCGCCCTGGGCGCCTCCGCCGTCGGTATCGGCCGCCCCTACGCGTACGGCCTGGCCCTCGGCGGCACGGACGGCATCGTGCACGTGCTCCGCTCGCTCCTCGCCGAGGCCGACCTGATCATGGCTGTTGACGGTTACCCCGCCCTCGCCCGCCTCACCCGCGAATCCCTCCAGCGCGTCGTTCAGTACCGGTAG
- a CDS encoding phosphotransferase family protein, with protein sequence MDEVKVVVAHSERATLRVGDVFLKVDADQARIDVEVEAMALAPVPTPEVLWHRPHVLAVAAVPGTTLGRLGGPSTGSPAAWAAAGAAIRKLHDAPLPPRPGGAGRSIVALAAELDAECGLLVTNGLLPADLVTRNRQVAEAALRPWTPAFTHGDLQIAHVFVDGDEVTGIIDWSEAGQGDALYDLATFTLGHEEHLADVVVGYGTDIDLDVIRAWWSLRSLLVVRWLTEHGFDPFAPGCEVDVLRPRM encoded by the coding sequence ATGGATGAGGTCAAAGTCGTCGTCGCCCATTCCGAGCGCGCGACTCTGCGTGTCGGTGACGTGTTCCTGAAGGTGGACGCCGATCAGGCGCGCATCGACGTCGAGGTCGAGGCGATGGCCCTGGCGCCGGTCCCGACCCCGGAGGTCCTGTGGCACAGGCCGCACGTGCTCGCGGTCGCCGCGGTCCCGGGGACGACGCTCGGGCGCCTCGGCGGGCCGTCGACCGGGTCGCCGGCGGCGTGGGCCGCGGCGGGCGCCGCCATCCGGAAGCTGCACGACGCGCCCCTGCCGCCCCGACCCGGCGGGGCCGGCCGGAGCATCGTCGCGCTGGCGGCGGAACTCGACGCCGAGTGCGGGTTGCTCGTGACGAACGGCCTCCTGCCCGCCGACCTGGTCACCCGCAACCGCCAGGTCGCCGAGGCCGCGCTCCGGCCGTGGACTCCGGCGTTCACCCACGGCGACCTGCAGATCGCGCACGTCTTCGTCGACGGCGACGAGGTCACCGGCATCATCGACTGGTCCGAGGCGGGCCAGGGCGATGCCCTGTACGACCTCGCCACCTTCACGCTCGGACACGAGGAGCACCTCGCCGACGTCGTCGTCGGCTACGGCACCGACATCGACCTCGACGTGATCCGCGCGTGGTGGTCGTTGCGAAGCCTGCTGGTGGTTCGCTGGCTGACCGAGCACGGCTTCGACCCGTTCGCGCCGGGCTGTGAGGTCGACGTGCTGAGACCCCGCATGTGA
- a CDS encoding penicillin-binding transpeptidase domain-containing protein, whose translation MHPTIGGALRVSAALAALAALATGCSKDSHTDSAGKSSAKPTSPSSSHPGLGDIFVGGKAVTGSTPTGNTKVPYQRTYSDGSLYASVTGYRSMLYGNAGLEALYDDVLAPGASGTASGDVVTTIDPAAQKAAFDALGDRQGAAVALDAESGKLLAMVSTPSYDPATFSGGQPKDAEAWKTTNAHGGSPMLNRVLHRADAPGATFSVVVAAAALEQGLYTTVDGATSSPLTYVLPATQTSVTGTSPQCKNASIKLALRYSCDNVFTKMAADLGSAQLSSMAAKFGFNDGTLKVPLPVSESSYPEAGLSSSETALTGIGGGEVRATPLEMARIAAVIANGGRLLTPQLVERVTNADGSTQHPNATASGGHAEQVISRGTADALQSALKMTESKISGKTGWVTNTLSDSATSWFTGYADRTDGRRIAVAVCIEGLPSSAGDGSGSEQAVQVAEEILTSVA comes from the coding sequence ATGCACCCGACCATCGGAGGGGCGCTCCGCGTCTCGGCGGCTCTCGCCGCGCTGGCCGCCTTGGCGACCGGATGCAGCAAGGACTCGCACACTGACTCTGCCGGCAAGTCCTCGGCCAAACCCACCTCGCCGTCTTCGTCACACCCTGGCCTGGGCGACATCTTCGTCGGGGGAAAGGCCGTCACGGGCTCGACGCCCACGGGCAACACGAAGGTCCCCTACCAGCGCACCTATTCCGACGGCAGCCTCTACGCGTCAGTCACGGGCTACCGGTCGATGTTGTACGGCAATGCAGGGCTGGAAGCCCTGTACGACGATGTCCTGGCCCCCGGTGCCTCCGGCACGGCATCGGGTGACGTCGTGACGACGATCGACCCCGCGGCCCAGAAAGCCGCTTTCGATGCGCTCGGCGACCGGCAGGGCGCGGCAGTGGCCCTCGACGCGGAGTCCGGGAAGCTGCTGGCCATGGTCAGCACGCCCTCGTACGACCCGGCGACATTCAGCGGCGGGCAGCCCAAGGACGCGGAGGCGTGGAAGACGACCAACGCCCATGGGGGTTCGCCCATGCTCAATCGGGTTCTGCATCGGGCCGACGCCCCGGGCGCGACATTCAGTGTCGTCGTCGCAGCCGCTGCCTTGGAGCAGGGGCTCTACACAACGGTGGACGGCGCCACGAGCAGCCCCCTCACCTACGTGCTCCCCGCGACGCAGACAAGCGTGACCGGCACGTCCCCCCAGTGCAAGAACGCTTCGATCAAACTGGCCCTGCGCTACTCGTGCGACAACGTGTTCACCAAGATGGCCGCCGATCTCGGTTCGGCCCAACTCAGTTCAATGGCAGCGAAGTTCGGCTTCAACGACGGCACGTTGAAGGTGCCCCTGCCGGTCTCTGAGAGCAGCTACCCCGAGGCCGGCCTGTCATCTTCCGAGACGGCTCTGACGGGGATCGGGGGCGGAGAGGTCCGGGCGACTCCGCTGGAGATGGCGAGGATCGCGGCGGTCATCGCCAACGGGGGGCGGCTGCTGACCCCGCAGTTGGTAGAACGAGTGACGAACGCTGACGGCAGCACCCAACACCCCAACGCCACGGCCTCTGGTGGTCATGCTGAGCAAGTGATCTCCCGCGGCACGGCCGATGCGCTGCAATCGGCACTCAAAATGACAGAGTCCAAGATCAGCGGAAAGACGGGATGGGTCACGAACACTCTGTCCGACTCTGCCACCTCGTGGTTCACCGGGTACGCGGACCGGACCGACGGACGACGAATCGCCGTAGCTGTCTGTATCGAGGGCCTTCCATCCTCCGCAGGAGACGGGAGCGGCAGCGAGCAGGCGGTCCAGGTCGCCGAAGAGATCCTCACAAGCGTCGCATGA
- a CDS encoding FBP domain-containing protein has product MDPLGETQIRSSFVNCSKGEAKRISLPRELAELPWGDLDFLGWRDAGAPDRAYLVRAGTGEGAGAVGITMRIAAGARRNLMRSSLCSLCLTGHPGGGVDLLAAPLAGAAGRQGNTVALYMCADLACSLYMRGKKKSGAAKRLEETLTLEEQIARTVRNLDGFLAKVTGTRV; this is encoded by the coding sequence ATGGACCCCCTCGGTGAGACGCAGATCCGCAGCTCGTTCGTGAACTGTTCGAAGGGGGAGGCGAAGCGGATCAGTCTGCCCAGGGAGCTGGCGGAGCTGCCGTGGGGGGATCTGGACTTTCTGGGGTGGCGGGATGCGGGGGCGCCGGACCGGGCGTATTTGGTGCGGGCGGGGACGGGGGAGGGCGCGGGGGCGGTCGGGATCACGATGCGGATCGCGGCGGGGGCGCGGCGGAACCTGATGCGGAGCAGTCTGTGCTCGCTGTGCCTGACCGGGCATCCGGGCGGCGGGGTGGACCTGCTGGCGGCGCCGCTGGCGGGGGCGGCGGGGCGGCAGGGCAATACGGTGGCGCTCTATATGTGCGCGGATCTGGCGTGCTCGCTGTATATGCGCGGCAAGAAGAAGTCGGGCGCGGCCAAGCGGCTGGAGGAGACGCTCACGCTGGAGGAGCAGATCGCCCGTACGGTGCGCAACCTCGACGGCTTCCTGGCGAAGGTGACCGGTACGCGCGTGTAA
- a CDS encoding S9 family peptidase, translated as MPESPGSPESSAFSDLTEFIALPRISSLALSPDGTRLVTVVSELSADRTRFVGALWEVDPAGERPARRLTRSGRGESAPGFLPDGTLLFLSSRPVADPGEDEDDKREAALWSLPADGGEASRLLTGPGGIGEYATATGASRIALAAALLPGAADAEQDAQLREAREKAKVTAILHESVPVRYWDHDLGPGVPRVFTVADPAAASEPPAVVDCGERRISLYEGMALSPDGSLVAYAAAVGTLPDELRGVIVIADAVTGKQLRVLESPDAEFAEPAFTPDGRHLVCVRERRITWDEPGDLTLWLVDATDPADPGHDLLPDFDNWPHSPVVSPVPGEDGTPVVYFTADEGGHAPVFRLSAGSGALVRLTTSGAYSDLALSPDGGILYALRSAVDSPPAPVRLDPAAPGGEPVPLPCPGQVGELPGSLTEVHTTAEDGTALRAWLVLPSAAGADTPAPLLLWVHGGPQTSWNAWHWRWNPWVAAAAGYAVLLPDPALSTGYGQEMHERGWAHWGGAPYQDVMALTDAALLRGDLDPARTAMMGGSYGGYMANWIAGHTDRFKAIVTHASLWNMSAFGGVTDFPAYWMRRAGDPLVNTERYDLESPHLSAAKISTPMLVIHGDKDYRVPIGEALALWNDLARFEVPAKFLYFPDEGHWITKPNNIRIWYATVLGFLAHHVLGEEWQRPELL; from the coding sequence ATGCCTGAATCACCTGGATCACCTGAATCAAGCGCCTTCAGCGACCTGACCGAGTTCATCGCGCTGCCCAGAATCTCTTCGCTGGCCCTGTCGCCGGACGGAACACGTCTGGTGACGGTCGTCTCGGAGCTCTCCGCCGACCGCACCAGGTTCGTCGGTGCCCTGTGGGAGGTCGACCCGGCCGGGGAGCGTCCGGCCCGGCGGCTCACCCGCTCCGGCCGGGGCGAGTCCGCCCCCGGATTCCTGCCCGACGGCACCCTGCTCTTCCTGTCCTCCCGCCCCGTCGCGGACCCCGGCGAGGACGAGGACGACAAGCGGGAGGCGGCGCTGTGGAGCCTCCCGGCGGACGGCGGCGAGGCGTCGCGGCTGCTGACCGGACCCGGTGGGATCGGCGAGTACGCCACCGCCACCGGGGCGTCCCGCATCGCCTTAGCTGCCGCCCTGCTGCCTGGCGCGGCCGACGCCGAGCAGGACGCACAGTTGCGCGAGGCCCGCGAGAAGGCCAAGGTCACGGCGATCCTCCACGAGTCGGTTCCGGTGCGGTACTGGGACCACGACCTCGGCCCCGGCGTCCCACGGGTGTTCACCGTCGCGGACCCCGCCGCCGCGTCCGAGCCGCCCGCCGTGGTGGACTGCGGGGAGCGCCGGATCTCCTTGTACGAGGGGATGGCACTGTCCCCCGACGGCTCGCTGGTCGCCTACGCGGCAGCCGTCGGCACGCTCCCCGACGAGCTGCGCGGCGTCATCGTGATCGCGGACGCCGTCACGGGCAAGCAGCTGCGGGTCCTGGAGTCCCCCGATGCGGAGTTCGCCGAACCGGCGTTCACGCCCGACGGCCGCCATCTGGTCTGCGTACGCGAGCGGCGGATCACCTGGGACGAGCCCGGCGACTTGACGCTGTGGCTGGTGGACGCCACCGATCCCGCCGACCCCGGACACGACCTGCTGCCCGACTTCGACAACTGGCCGCACTCGCCGGTCGTCTCCCCGGTGCCCGGCGAGGACGGCACGCCGGTGGTGTACTTCACCGCCGACGAGGGCGGGCACGCCCCGGTCTTCCGGCTCTCGGCCGGCAGCGGCGCCCTGGTCCGGCTGACCACCTCGGGCGCCTACTCCGATCTGGCCCTCAGCCCCGACGGCGGCATCCTGTACGCGCTGCGCTCGGCGGTCGACAGCCCGCCCGCCCCCGTACGCCTCGATCCCGCCGCGCCCGGCGGCGAGCCGGTGCCGCTGCCGTGCCCCGGGCAGGTGGGCGAGCTGCCCGGCAGCCTCACCGAGGTCCACACCACCGCCGAGGACGGCACCGCGCTGCGCGCCTGGCTGGTCCTGCCCTCCGCCGCCGGCGCCGACACCCCCGCGCCCCTGCTGCTCTGGGTCCACGGCGGCCCCCAGACCAGCTGGAACGCCTGGCACTGGCGCTGGAACCCCTGGGTGGCCGCCGCCGCCGGCTACGCGGTCCTGCTGCCCGACCCGGCCCTGTCCACCGGCTACGGGCAGGAGATGCACGAGCGCGGCTGGGCCCACTGGGGCGGGGCTCCGTACCAGGACGTCATGGCGCTCACCGACGCCGCCCTGCTGCGCGGCGACCTCGACCCCGCGCGCACCGCGATGATGGGCGGCTCGTACGGCGGCTACATGGCCAACTGGATCGCCGGCCACACCGACCGCTTCAAGGCGATCGTCACCCACGCGAGCCTGTGGAACATGTCCGCCTTCGGCGGCGTCACCGACTTCCCGGCCTACTGGATGCGCCGCGCGGGCGACCCCCTGGTCAACACCGAGCGCTACGACCTCGAGTCCCCGCACCTCAGCGCCGCGAAGATCAGCACCCCGATGCTGGTGATCCACGGCGACAAGGACTACCGCGTACCGATCGGCGAGGCCCTCGCCCTCTGGAACGACCTCGCGCGCTTCGAAGTCCCGGCGAAGTTCCTGTACTTCCCCGACGAGGGCCACTGGATCACCAAGCCGAACAACATCCGCATCTGGTACGCCACGGTGCTCGGCTTCCTCGCCCACCACGTGCTGGGCGAGGAGTGGCAGCGCCCCGAGCTGCTCTGA
- a CDS encoding NAD(P)-dependent oxidoreductase, with translation MTEKLTVSVLGTGIMGAAMARNLVRAGHTVHAWNRSPAKAEPLAADGAQIAATPAEAVRDADVVLTMLYDGPAVLEVMREAVPGLRPGIVWVQSTTAGIEAVGELAGFAREHGLVFFDAPVLGTREPAEAGQLTILAAGPEQGRAAVTPVFDAVGARTLWTGEDGAAAGATRLKLVANSWVLAATNAAGEVLALAQALGVDPQSFFGLIAGGPLDMGYLHAKTALILEDRLSPASFAVATAAKDAHLIVRTGEQHGIRLDGAAATADRLTRAAAQGHADEDMAAGYFASFD, from the coding sequence ATGACCGAGAAGCTCACCGTCAGTGTCCTGGGTACCGGGATCATGGGGGCCGCGATGGCCCGCAACCTGGTCCGCGCCGGGCACACCGTCCACGCCTGGAACCGCAGCCCGGCCAAGGCCGAGCCGCTCGCCGCCGACGGCGCGCAGATCGCCGCCACCCCCGCCGAGGCGGTGCGGGACGCCGATGTGGTCCTCACCATGCTGTACGACGGCCCCGCCGTCCTGGAGGTCATGCGGGAGGCCGTCCCGGGCCTGCGCCCCGGCATCGTCTGGGTGCAGTCGACGACCGCCGGGATCGAGGCCGTCGGCGAGCTGGCCGGCTTCGCCCGTGAACACGGGCTGGTCTTCTTCGACGCCCCGGTGCTCGGCACCCGCGAGCCGGCCGAGGCCGGGCAGCTCACGATCCTGGCGGCGGGCCCGGAGCAGGGCCGGGCGGCGGTGACGCCGGTCTTCGACGCCGTCGGCGCGCGCACCCTGTGGACGGGCGAGGACGGCGCGGCGGCCGGCGCCACCCGCCTCAAGCTGGTCGCCAACAGCTGGGTCCTGGCCGCCACCAACGCGGCCGGTGAGGTCCTGGCCCTGGCACAGGCCCTCGGTGTGGACCCGCAGAGCTTCTTCGGCCTCATCGCCGGCGGCCCGCTCGACATGGGCTACCTGCACGCCAAGACCGCCCTCATCCTGGAGGACCGCCTGTCACCGGCGTCCTTCGCGGTCGCCACCGCCGCCAAGGACGCCCACCTGATCGTCCGGACCGGAGAGCAGCACGGCATCCGCCTCGACGGAGCCGCCGCCACCGCCGACCGCCTCACCCGCGCCGCCGCCCAGGGCCACGCGGACGAGGACATGGCCGCCGGGTACTTCGCCAGCTTCGACTAG
- a CDS encoding dihydrofolate reductase family protein, translated as MRKITAGVFISLDGVVEAPDQWHFPYFSDEMGAAVDATLGAADTVLFGRKTYDSFAGAWPEREAAGEEDAGFAKKLGDARKIVVSTRKLEFTWRNSEQLQGDFVEAVTALKNEPGGNIALSGSISVVRQLLAAGLLDELQLLVHPIAVRKGMRLFDEGDTAVPLRLLSSETFQTGVLNLIYAPAEPAADAGYEDAKAHLPQS; from the coding sequence ATGAGGAAGATCACCGCCGGTGTGTTCATCTCGCTCGACGGGGTCGTGGAGGCGCCCGACCAGTGGCACTTCCCTTACTTCAGCGACGAGATGGGCGCCGCCGTCGACGCGACCCTCGGCGCCGCGGACACCGTCCTGTTCGGCCGCAAGACCTACGACAGCTTCGCCGGGGCGTGGCCCGAGCGTGAGGCGGCGGGCGAGGAGGACGCCGGTTTCGCCAAGAAGCTCGGCGACGCGCGCAAGATCGTCGTGTCGACGCGGAAGCTCGAATTCACCTGGCGCAACTCCGAGCAGCTCCAGGGCGACTTCGTCGAGGCCGTCACCGCTCTGAAGAACGAGCCGGGCGGCAACATCGCCCTGAGCGGCTCGATCTCCGTCGTCCGCCAGCTGCTGGCCGCCGGTCTGCTGGACGAGCTGCAGCTGCTGGTGCACCCGATCGCCGTCCGCAAGGGCATGCGGCTGTTCGACGAGGGCGACACCGCGGTCCCGCTGCGGCTGCTCTCGTCCGAGACCTTCCAAACCGGCGTACTGAACCTGATCTACGCCCCGGCCGAGCCGGCCGCCGACGCCGGCTACGAGGACGCGAAGGCCCACCTGCCCCAGTCCTAG
- a CDS encoding PepSY domain-containing protein — translation MSQSVPPEQPESTPESTPAAPATAAKPAKSAKSFRQRLPRVSRRRGVALGAAVVLVGGAAAGVVAVAHHDHGGRGDQGRFAAERGRAGGTEGDDGMQHTRGEARGNGGRQNDQKAQGGQGGQGGPGSQGGQSGQSGQSGTGGQSAQPTAAPLPVPAVSAATAIATAGKAVSGGKPDALRVVAQQGGGSAWEVEVLGADGVRHLVTIDGATGAVTGNTVASAGS, via the coding sequence ATGTCCCAGTCCGTCCCGCCGGAGCAGCCCGAGTCCACCCCCGAGTCCACGCCTGCCGCGCCCGCCACTGCTGCCAAGCCGGCCAAATCGGCCAAGTCGTTCCGGCAGCGCCTCCCGAGGGTGAGCCGACGTCGCGGGGTGGCCCTCGGCGCGGCGGTCGTCCTCGTGGGCGGAGCCGCGGCCGGTGTCGTCGCGGTCGCACACCACGACCACGGCGGGAGGGGCGACCAGGGCCGCTTCGCGGCAGAGCGCGGCCGGGCGGGCGGGACGGAAGGCGACGACGGCATGCAGCACACCCGCGGAGAGGCGCGGGGCAACGGCGGCCGCCAGAACGATCAGAAGGCTCAGGGCGGTCAGGGCGGTCAGGGCGGTCCTGGCAGCCAGGGCGGCCAGAGCGGCCAGAGCGGCCAGAGCGGTACGGGCGGCCAGAGTGCGCAGCCGACCGCCGCGCCCTTGCCGGTGCCGGCGGTTTCGGCCGCCACCGCGATCGCCACGGCCGGCAAGGCGGTCTCCGGCGGCAAGCCGGACGCGCTGCGAGTGGTCGCACAGCAGGGCGGCGGAAGCGCCTGGGAGGTCGAGGTGCTGGGCGCCGACGGCGTCCGGCACCTGGTGACCATCGACGGCGCGACCGGCGCGGTGACCGGCAACACCGTCGCGTCCGCCGGGAGCTGA
- a CDS encoding response regulator transcription factor, which yields MRILVVEDEKRLAAALQRGLTAEGFTVDTAHDGNHGLWLALEHSYDVIVLDIMLPGLNGYRVCARLRAAGSDTPILMLTAKDGEYDEAEALDTGADDFLSKPFSYVVLVARLRALHRRTGHRLPATLEFGDLVIDPARRRCTRGGTEVRLTTREFAILEYLARRAGEVVPKREILQHVWDSAFEADLNLVEVHVSAVRRKIDTSFGRSALETVRGAGYRLAADGG from the coding sequence GTGCGCATATTGGTGGTCGAGGACGAGAAGCGGCTGGCCGCCGCCCTGCAGCGGGGGCTCACGGCCGAGGGGTTCACCGTCGACACCGCCCACGACGGGAACCACGGGCTGTGGCTCGCCCTGGAGCACAGCTATGACGTCATCGTGCTCGACATCATGCTGCCCGGCCTCAACGGCTACCGGGTCTGCGCCAGGCTGCGCGCGGCCGGCAGCGATACGCCGATCCTGATGCTCACCGCCAAGGACGGCGAGTACGACGAGGCGGAGGCGCTGGACACCGGCGCCGACGACTTCCTGTCCAAGCCGTTCTCCTACGTCGTCCTGGTGGCCCGGCTCCGCGCACTGCACCGCCGCACCGGCCACCGGCTCCCCGCGACGCTCGAATTCGGCGACCTGGTGATCGACCCGGCCCGCCGCCGTTGTACTCGCGGCGGCACCGAAGTACGGCTCACCACACGGGAGTTCGCCATCCTGGAGTACCTGGCCCGGCGCGCGGGCGAGGTGGTGCCCAAGCGCGAGATCCTCCAGCACGTCTGGGACTCCGCCTTCGAGGCGGATCTCAATCTCGTCGAGGTCCACGTCAGCGCCGTCCGCCGCAAGATCGACACCTCGTTCGGGCGTTCCGCCCTGGAGACCGTACGGGGCGCGGGTTACCGGCTGGCGGCCGACGGTGGCTGA